Genomic segment of Oceaniferula flava:
GCTAGTGGGGCCGACCGGTTGTGGCAAATCGACGATTCTACGCACCCTCGCCGGCATCCTCCCTGTGACCAGCGGCGAGATCAGGATGAACGATCTCCGCATCACTAAGGGAAACCCGGTGCCGCCGGAGAAACGCCATATCGGTATGGTGTTCCAAGATTTCGCCCTTTTCCCCCATCTCAATGTGGAGAAGAACATCGGCTTCCGCCTGCGTGACAAGTCTGAGGTTAAGCACTGGATCGAGGTTCTCGGGCTGGAGTCGCATCGGCGCGCGATGCCGCAGACACTTTCCGGCGGGCAGAAACAACGGGTTGCGCTGGCCCGCGCCCTCGCCCATCAGCCATCGCTGATGCTGCTCGACGAACCTCTTTCCAATCTCGATGCCGCCCTCAAGGACAGCCTACGCTGGACCATCCGCGATGCCCTCAAGGAAGCTGGCGTGCCTGCCGTCTGGGTGACCCACGATCAGGACGAAGCGATGTCCATCGGCGATCGAGTGGGGATCCTCAACCAAGGAAAGCTGGAACAGCTCGATACGCCGGAGAATTGCTTCGAACACCCATCCAGTCGCTTCGTCGCCGAATTTCTCGGTGACGCATCCTTTTTATCCGCCCAACTTCAGGAAAACCGGGCCGACACCCCACTCGGTAGCGTGCCGGTGATTGCGGTCGATTGCCCACCGTCCGGCGATATCCAGCTACTCGTGCGCCCCGACGATTTCACCCTCACCGAAAGCGCCGAGCCCAATGCGCAGCTTATCTGGTCGCGCTTCGAAGGAGGCTCCCGACTTTGCAAGGTGAAGCTGAACGAGGGCGGCGAGGAGGTCAAAGTCCGCGTCAGCCATGAAGTTCAGCCCGCTCCCGGCGAAGCCGTGCGCTTGGATGTGATTGCCAGCCATCCCCTGATGGCGTTCAGAAGGGAGGGTGGACATTCTTGTCCGCCGGCAAGCTAAGGGCAGTGCTCTTGGGTTGCGGGCAGGGGTTGCCCATGGACAGGAATGTCCATGC
This window contains:
- a CDS encoding ABC transporter ATP-binding protein — its product is MKLEIDKLCAGYGKATVVENLNLKLEGNEILMLVGPTGCGKSTILRTLAGILPVTSGEIRMNDLRITKGNPVPPEKRHIGMVFQDFALFPHLNVEKNIGFRLRDKSEVKHWIEVLGLESHRRAMPQTLSGGQKQRVALARALAHQPSLMLLDEPLSNLDAALKDSLRWTIRDALKEAGVPAVWVTHDQDEAMSIGDRVGILNQGKLEQLDTPENCFEHPSSRFVAEFLGDASFLSAQLQENRADTPLGSVPVIAVDCPPSGDIQLLVRPDDFTLTESAEPNAQLIWSRFEGGSRLCKVKLNEGGEEVKVRVSHEVQPAPGEAVRLDVIASHPLMAFRREGGHSCPPAS